The Mya arenaria isolate MELC-2E11 chromosome 16, ASM2691426v1 genome includes a window with the following:
- the LOC128222533 gene encoding dehydrogenase/reductase SDR family member 1-like, with translation MALLSDKVCIVTGATRGIGKGIALQLAEKGAKVYITGRTLDSPKDSSIGGSLRDTARGIEARGGTCIPVQCDHSNDKDIEQLFETVKRENDGRLDILVNNAYSAVNAIFSSMGKPFYEQPTSMWDTVNNVGLRNHYICSVLASRLMVARKQGLIVNISSAGGLRYLFNAAYGIGKEACDRMAADCGFELRKQNVAFVSLWPGAVGTEYVLKKYGDDEAEKIDSNKVPAGIQDRKKWLDIFQKGETPEFAGQCIAALAIDPDLMAMTGKVLTTFDLKQRYGLQDTPGHSPTDIRSMKRGLLQGGHTWISALTPGFVRVPKWLLSLGGSKF, from the coding sequence ATGGCTTTACTAAGCGACAAGGTATGCATTGTTACTGGTGCTACTCGTGGAATCGGTAAAGGGATCGCCCTTCAACTTGCGGAAAAGGGGGCAAAGGTCTACATTACCGGAAGGACGCTGGATTCCCCGAAAGACTCGAGCATCGGCGGCTCGTTACGTGACACTGCACGTGGAATTGAGGCTCGTGGCGGCACGTGCATTCCAGTTCAGTGTGATCACTCTAATGACAAGGATATCGAGCAGTTATTTGAGACTGTTAAACGTGAAAACGATGGACGGTTGGACATTCTCGTGAATAACGCGTATTCTGCTGTTAACGCTATATTTTCATCCATGGGTAAACCTTTTTACGAACAGCCAACGTCAATGTGGGATACTGTTAACAACGTAGGCCTACGGAATCATTATATTTGTTCCGTGCTCGCTTCCCGGCTAATGGTTGCAAGAAAACAAGGACTGATAGTAAATATCTCTTCCGCTGGCGGCCTACGATACCTTTTCAATGCCGCTTATGGAATAGGCAAGGAGGCGTGCGATCGCATGGCGGCTGACTGCGGCTTTGAACTGCGTAAGCAAAACGTCGCGTTTGTTAGTTTATGGCCTGGTGCCGTCGGCACGGAGTACGTTCTTAAAAAATATGGAGACGACGAGGCTGAAAAAATAGACTCTAACAAGGTTCCTGCAGGGATCCAAGATAGAAAGAAATGGTTAGACATATTCCAAAAGGGCGAGACTCCGGAGTTTGCTGGACAATGTATTGCAGCCCTCGCCATTGACCCTGACTTAATGGCAATGACAGGAAAAGTACTGACGACGTTTGACCTTAAACAGAGATACGGGCTTCAGGACACCCCCGGCCATTCTCCGACGGACATTCGCTCGATGAAACGGGGGCTACTACAGGGCGGACACACCTGGATTTCGGCGCTGACTCCAGGATTTGTGCGCGTCCCAAAATGGCTGCTCTCTCTTGGTGGGAGTAAATTCTGA